In Vulpes lagopus strain Blue_001 chromosome 1, ASM1834538v1, whole genome shotgun sequence, a genomic segment contains:
- the FAM163A gene encoding protein FAM163A — protein MTAGTVVITGGILATVILLCIIAVLCYCRLQYYCCKKSRAEDADEEEEEHDLPAHPTCNACSSQAPDGRVGLAPLTSEPCGQPCGVAAAHCTTCSPYSSPFYIRTADMVPNGGGGERLPFAPTYYKEGGPPPFKLAAPQSYPVTWPGSGREAFTNPRAISTDV, from the exons ATGACAGCGGGAACAGTTGTCATCACTGGCGGAATCCTAGCTACGGTCATCCTCCTCTGCATCATCGCGGTCCTGTGCTACTGTAGGCTCCAG TATTACTGCTGCAAGAAGAGCAGAGCCGAAGATGcagacgaggaggaggaggagcacgACCTGCCCGCACACCCCACCTGTAATGCCTGCAGCTCCCAAGCCCCGGACGGCCGCGTTGGCCTGGCGCCTCTCACCAGCGAGCCCTGCGGCCAGCCGTGCGGGGTGGCGGCCGCCCACTGCACCACCTGCTCCCCGTACAGCTCCCCCTTTTACATACGGACGGCTGACATGGTACCCAACGGGGGTGGAGGCGAGAGGCTCCCCTTCGCTCCTACCTACTACAAGGAAGGGGGACCGCCACCCTTCAAGTTGGCAGCGCCCCAGAGTTACCCGGTGACGTGGCCGGGCTCTGGGCGCGAGGCCTTCACCAATCCAAGGGCTATTAGTACAGACGTGTga